In Oxalobacteraceae bacterium OTU3CINTB1, the sequence TCGAGCCGGCCATCGACATCGGCCTGATCGCCGTCAGCCCCACCGACAGCGGCGCGCGCAGCAACCGCGACATGCCGTGGGCCGTGGCCAACGGAAACAATTGATTTAATCACCCACCTTTCTGGAGAAAAAAAATGATGAGCCGTTTGAAACCCCTGCACTCCCAAGTGATGGTCATCACCGGCGCCACCAGCGGCATCGGCTTGACGACCGCGCGCGCGGCCGCGCGCAAGGGCGCCAGCCTTGCGCTGGCGGCGCGCGACAGCGCCGCGCTCGATACCCTGGTGGCCGAACTGCGCGCCGCCGGCGGCGAGGCGCTGGCGGTGCCGACCGACGTCGGCAACCGTGACGAGGTGGCAGCCCTCGGCCGCGCTGCCATCCAGCGCTTCGGCCGCATCGACACCTGGGTCAACAACGCCGGCATCTCGATTTACGGGCGCAATCAGGACGTGCCGCTGGCCGACCAGGAAAAACTATTCCAAACCAACTTTTGGGGCGTCGTGCACGGCTCGCTGGTGGCGCTGGACTTGATGAAGGCCCACGGCGGCGCGCTCATCAATCTTGGCAGCGAACTGTCCGACCGCGCGGTGCCGCTGCAGGGCATGTATTCAGCCTCCAAGCACGCGGTCAAAGGTTTCACCGACTCGCTGCGGATGGAAATCGAAAAGGATAACGTGCCGATTTCGGTCACGCTGGTCAAGCCGGCCGGTATCGACACCGTGTTCACCGGCCACGCCCGCAACTACATGGCGAACGAGCCCGAACTGCCGGCGCCGCTGTACGCGCCCGAGGTGGTGGCCGACGCGATCCTGTACGCGGCCGAGCACCCGCAGCGCGACATCTACGTCGGCGGCGCCTCGAAGATGATCTCGCTGGAGAGCAAAATCATGCCGCGCGCGATGGACAAGTTCATGAACCTGTTCATGTTCAAGCAGCAGCAGAAGGATCAGCCGACCGTGCCCA encodes:
- a CDS encoding SDR family oxidoreductase produces the protein MMSRLKPLHSQVMVITGATSGIGLTTARAAARKGASLALAARDSAALDTLVAELRAAGGEALAVPTDVGNRDEVAALGRAAIQRFGRIDTWVNNAGISIYGRNQDVPLADQEKLFQTNFWGVVHGSLVALDLMKAHGGALINLGSELSDRAVPLQGMYSASKHAVKGFTDSLRMEIEKDNVPISVTLVKPAGIDTVFTGHARNYMANEPELPAPLYAPEVVADAILYAAEHPQRDIYVGGASKMISLESKIMPRAMDKFMNLFMFKQQQKDQPTVPNRADSLYASNGMELKERMGGHRNKVHERSAYTYLSTRGKPLALSLLVGGTLLAAWKLSAQAAAAQEK